Proteins found in one Oryza glaberrima chromosome 4, OglaRS2, whole genome shotgun sequence genomic segment:
- the LOC127771816 gene encoding histone-lysine N-methyltransferase, H3 lysine-9 specific SUVH5-like: MGIPEVVVPPRAAGPRRYKGLVPWRFQPGFVRPPPVKPPAAAAAVAGGGVAGTPGGKGRGLGASGEGVGSSGGRGDPQSRRCTRSASAKGSGDARSVEEGGPRVAGDDGGSGKSGVAAEGSGFEGLRNGRGGGIGTAAAEDCGLEKSNPDGIVGDADVHLESGSDARDGECVSEGLKKPCVNNSNGSSAADCAPKVKKGNDSGDGGADECNAAAKSSNLACPGNNGDETNRKGRKVVLPWRFQVGFKRSFSKAFCSDSESSGPSGTQFYRAQDSSTPCTPATRSSVRCYASAHSGVRVSAMRDFSVKGEKETSTPYKKSKTGMDGPSQGMPKNGVVLARENIMGSLQNFRLIYRDLLDEEEEKSTEAVIRPDLQAYRIFRERFITDCDEKKYIGNVPGIKVGDIFHLRVELCVVGLHRPHRVGVDHIKQEDGTCIAVSIVSYAQSSDIKNNLDVLVYSGAMTAIANQKIEGTNLALKKSMDTNTPVRVIHGFVTHLNGNCQRKKIPTYIYGGLYIVEKYWREKEGNDRYVYMFRLRRMAGQKHIDIQDILNSGQAESYGGIIIKDISRGLEKIPVSVVNSISDEYPMPYRYIAHLQYPRNYQPAPPAGCGCVGGCSDSKRCACAVKNGGEIPFNDKGRILEAKPLVYECGPSCKCPPTCHNRVGQHGLRFRLQVFKTKLMGWGVRTLDFIPSGSFVCEYIGEVLEDEEAQKRTTDEYLFAIGHNYYDEALWEGLSRSIPSLQKGPDKDEEAGFAVDASKMGNFAKFINHSCTPNLYAQNVLYDHDDKSVPHIMFFACEDIPPRQELSYHYNYTIDQVHDANGNIKKKKCLCGSIECDGWLY; the protein is encoded by the coding sequence ATGGGGATCccggaggtggtggtgccgcCGAGGGCGGCCGGCCCGCGGAGGTACAAGGGGCTCGTGCCGTGGCGCTTCCAGCCGGGCTTCGTCAGGCCGCCTCCGGTCAAgccccctgccgccgccgccgccgttgccggagGAGGGGTCGCGGGCACGCCCGGCGGCAAGGGTCGCGGGTTGGGGGCGTCGGGGGAAGGCGTCGGGTCCAGTGGAGGCCGGGGAGATCCTCAATCGAGGAGATGCACCCGCAGCGCGAGCGCGAAGGGCTCTGGTGATGCGCGGAGCGTGGAGGAGGGCGGTCCCCGTGTtgccggagacgacggcggtTCGGGCAAATCCGGCGTCGCGGCGGAGGGCTCCGGATTTGAGGGTTTGAGGAATGGCAGGGGCGGTGGCATTGGAACGGCAGCTGCCGAAGATTGTGGTTTGGAGAAGTCCAACCCCGATGGCATCGTCGGAGATGCTGATGTGCATCTTGAGAGCGGCAGCGATGCAAGAGATGGGGAATGCGTTTCTGAGGGTTTGAAGAAGCCTTGTGTAAATAATAGCAATGGTTCTTCTGCCGCGGATTGCGCGCCGAAGGTGAAAAAGGGAAATGACAGTGGCGATGGAGGTGCCGATGAGTGTAATGCTGCAGCCAAAAGTAGCAACTTAGCATGTCCTGGCAACAATGGCGACGAAACGAATCGTAAGGGGCGGAAGGTAGTACTTCCATGGAGGTTCCAGGTTGGGTTCAAGCGGTCGTTCTCGAAAGCTTTCTGCTCCGATAGTGAATCTTCAGGGCCCTCTGGTACTCAATTCTACAGAGCCCAAGACTCTTCGACACCGTGCACTCCAGCAACAAGAAGTTCTGTCCGGTGTTATGCGAGTGCTCATTCTGGTGTTAGAGTCTCGGCCATGCGTGATTTCTCAGTGAAAGGTGAGAAGGAAACATCAACTCCATATAAGAAGAGCAAAACTGGCATGGATGGTCCTAGTCAAGGGATGCCAAAGAATGGAGTTGTCCTCGCTAGGGAAAACATTATGGGATCTCTGCAGAATTTTCGCTTAATTTACAGGGACCTtttggatgaagaagaagagaagtcGACAGAAGCAGTGATTAGACCTGATCTACAAGCTTACAGAATTTTCAGGGAGCGGTTCATCACAGACTGCGATGAGAAGAAATATATTGGCAATGTGCCTGGAATCAAAGTTGGTGATATCTTCCACTTGAGGGTAGAGCTTTGTGTTGTTGGTCTTCATCGCCCACACCGGGTGGGTGTAGATCATATCAAACAGGAGGATGGGACTTGCATAGCTGTTAGCATTGTATCATATGCACAATCTTCCGATATTAAGAATAATTTGGATGTCTTGGTGTATTCTGGAGCAATGACAGCTATAGCCAATCAGAAGATAGAGGGTACCAACTTAGCACTCAAGAAGAGTATGGACACTAACACACCAGTCCGTGTTATCCATGGTTTTGTCACTCACCTCAATGGAAACTGCCAGCGAAAGAAGATCCCTACTTATATATATGGGGGTTTATATATAGTCGAGAAATACTGGAGGGAGAAAGAGGGTAATGATCGTTATGTTTATATGTTCCGACTGAGAAGAATGGCAGGTCAGAAACACATTGACATCCAAGACATTCTGAATTCAGGACAAGCTGAATCATATGGTGGTATTATCATAAAAGATATATCCCGAGGATTGGAGAAGATCCCTGTATCTGTTGTTAATTCAATATCTGATGAGTACCCAATGCCCTATCGCTACATTGCACACCTGCAGTACCCCCGTAACTACCAGCCAGCACCTCCAGCAGGCTGTGGTTGTGTTGGTGGATGCTCAGATTCTAAAAGGTGTGCATGTGCAGTGAAAAATGGTGGGGAGATTCCTTTCAATGATAAAGGCCGCATCTTAGAAGCAAAACCTCTTGTTTATGAGTGTGGACCTTCATGCAAGTGCCCTCCTACATGTCATAACAGAGTTGGTCAACATGGCCTTAGGTTTCGTTTGCAAGTCTTCAAAACCAAATTGATGGGCTGGGGAGTAAGAACTCTTGACTTCATACCATCTGGAAGCTTTGTATGTGAATACATTGGAGAAGTGTTGGAGGATGAAGAGGCACAGAAAAGGACGACCGATGAATACTTATTCGCTATTGGTCATAATTATTATGATGAAGCCCTTTGGGAGGGCCTATCAAGATCCATACCCTCACTTCAGAAGGGTCCTGATAAAGATGAGGAAGCTGGCTTTGCTGTTGATGCTTCAAAGATGGGCAACTTTGCAAAATTCATCAACCATAGTTGCACCCCTAACCTTTATGCACAAAATGTCCTATATGATCATGACGACAAGAGTGTACCTCACATTATGTTCTTTGCCTGTGAGGACATTCCACCCCGCCAAGAACTTTCATACCACTACAACTATACAATAGATCAGGTTCATGATGCCAATGGTAACATCAAGAAGAAAAAATGTCTCTGTGGCTCTATAGAGTGTGATGGTTGGTTGTATTAG
- the LOC127770909 gene encoding glycine-rich protein DOT1-like: MDGQRGHQPGRGRGRAAPPGWTGDAGSGQGSGPDGSWRYGWGWASGPGGGWGYGHSSAQSPGGTAFGFGFGGGGGGGGGGVGGPGGSSGLGGHGGGFGWAGGQGHGGWGAGAGAFGGGSGSGGGGGGGWSARGGFHGGDSHRPQRGGGN; encoded by the coding sequence ATGGACGGACAGCGGGGTCACCAGCCGGGGCGggggcgcgggcgggcggcgccgcccggaTGGACCGGCGACGCCGGGTCCGGGCAGGGCTCCGGCCCCGACGGCTCCTGGAGGTACGGGTGGGGGTGGGCCTCGGGGCCCGGAGGCGGCTGGGGCTACGGCCACAGCTCGGCGCAGAGCCCCGGCGGCACCGCGTTCGGGTttggcttcggcggcggcggaggcggaggtggaggaggcgttGGCGGGCCCGGTGGCTCCAGCGGCCTTGGCGGCCACGGTGGCGGTTTCGGCTGGGCTGGCGGGCAGGGCCACGGCGGCTGGGGAGCCGGCGCTGGGGCGTTCGGAGGCGGGAGTggatcaggcggcggcggcggcggcggctggagcgcTCGCGGGGGATTCCACGGCGGTGACAGCCACCGGCCTCAGCGCGGTGGCGGcaactga
- the LOC127771509 gene encoding glutamate dehydrogenase 2, mitochondrial codes for MNALAATSRNFRQAARLLGLDSKLEKSLLIPFREIKVECTIPKDDGTLASFIGFRVQHDNARGPMKGGIRYHPEVDPDEVNALAQLMTWKTAVAAIPYGGAKGGIGCAPGELSTSELERLTRVFTQKIHDLIGAHTDVPAPDMGTNSQTMAWILDEYSKFHGHSPAVVTGKPIDLGGSLGRDAATGRGVMYATEALLAEHGKSISGSTFVIQGFGNVGSWAARIIHEKGGKVIALGDVTGSIRNKNGLDIPALMKHRNEGGALKDFHDAEVMDSSELLVHECDVLIPCALGGVLNRENAPDVKAKFIIEAANHPTDPEADEILAKKGVTILPDIYANSGGVIVSYFEWVQNIQGFMWDEEKVNMELHKYMNNSFQHIKAMCKSHDCNLRMGAFTLGVNRVARATLLRGWEA; via the exons ATGAacgcgctcgccgccaccaGCCGTAACTTCCGGCAGGCCGCCAGGCTGCTCGGCCTCGACTCCAAGCTCGAGAAGAGCCTCCTGATTCCGTTCCGCGAGATCAAG GTGGAATGCACCATCCCCAAAGACGATGGAACCTTGGCGTCCTTCATTGGGTTCCGCGTGCAGCACGACAATGCCCGCGGGCCAATGAAAGGTGGCATTCGCTATCACCCTGAG GTTGATCCAGATGAAGTAAATGCACTTGCTCAACTAATGACATGGAAGACTGCTGTTGCAGCAATTCCATATGGTGGAGCAAAGGGTGGGATTGGATGCGCTCCTGGTGAATTAAGCACGAGTGAGCTGGAGCGTTTGACACGTGTATTTACACAGAAAATTCATGATCTTATTGGAGCTCATACTGACGTGCCAGCTCCTGACATGGGAACTAATTCACAG ACCATGGCTTGGATTTTGGATGAGTACTCGAAATTCCATGGTCATTCACCGGCAGTTGTCACTGGGAAGCCAATA GATCTTGGTGGATCATTAGGTAGAGATGCTGCTACAGGAAGAGGTGTGATGTACGCTACTGAGGCTCTTTTGGCTGAACATGGAAAGTCCATTTCTGGATCAACCTTTGTTATCCAG GGTTTTGGTAATGTTGGTTCATGGGCTGCACGAATCATCCATGAGAAGGGTGGCAAGGTGATTGCACTTGGAGATGTGACAGGCTCAATCAGAAACAAGAATGGGTTAGACATACCTGCTCTGATGAAGCACAGAAATGAGGGTGGTGCTTTGAAAGATTTTCATGATGCGGAAGTCATGGATTCTTCAGAGCTACTAGTGCATGAATGCGATGTTCTCATCCCATGCGCTTTAGGTGGAGTGCTCAACAG GGAAAATGCACCTGATGTGAAGGCCAAATTTATAATTGAAGCTGCTAATCATCCAACTGATCCAGAAGCTGACGAG ATTCTTGCCAAGAAGGGAGTGACCATATTACCTGACATTTACGCCAACTCCGGTGGTGTGATCGTTAGCTATTTTGAGTGGGTTCAG AACATTCAAGGGTTCATGTGGGATGAGGAGAAGGTGAACATGGAGCTCCACAAGTACATGAACAATTCTTTCCAGCACATCAAGGCCATGTGTAAATCTCATGATTGCAACCTGAGGATGGGGGCGTTCACCCTGGGAGTCAACCGGGTTGCACGTGCCACCCTCTTGAGGGGATGGGAGGCATGA
- the LOC127771443 gene encoding cyclin-P4-1-like, whose protein sequence is MAEEEDLADMPRVVGVLAALLERVTERNDAAAAELELAVAGAPAASAFRATTKPDITVRAYMARIARFAGCSPACYVVAYIYLDRLLRRRRRACAFSVDSYSVHRLLITAVLAAVKFMDDICYNNAYFAKVGGVSLPEMNYLEVDFLFGVGFDLNVSLETFGHYCAVLQSEMLCLELEPPPSPSPAPAARLHCFLSEDDTSSSGSTQHQLAA, encoded by the exons atggcggaggaggaggacctgGCGGACATGCCGCGGGTGGTGGGCGTCCTCGCGGCGCTCCTGGAGCGCGTGACCGAGCggaacgacgcggcggcggcggagctggagctggcggtggcgggagctccggcggcgtcggcgttcCGGGCGACGACGAAGCCCGACATCACGGTGCGCGCGTACATGGCGCGCATCGCGCGGTTCGCGGGGTGCAGCCCGGCGTGCTACGTGGTCGCCTACATCTACCtcgaccgcctcctccgccgccgccggcgagcgtgcGCGTTCTCCGTGGACTCGTACAGCGTGCACCGCCTCCTCATcaccgccgtgctcgccgccgtcaagTTCATGGACGACAT ATGCTACAACAACGCCTACTTCGCCAAGGTCGGCGGCGTCAGCCTCCCGGAGATGAACTACCTCGAGGTCGACTTCCTCTTCGGCGTCGGCTTCGACCTGAACGTGTCGCTGGAAACGTTCGGCCACTACTGCGCCGTGCTCCAGTCCGAGATGCTCTGCCTGGAGCTggagccgccgccttctccttcccctgCTCCGGCGGCAAGGCTGCATTGCTTCCTGTCCGAGGACGACacaagcagcagcggcagcactCAGCATCAGTTAGCTGCGTGA